A section of the Hippea sp. KM1 genome encodes:
- the acs gene encoding acetate--CoA ligase, with protein MGKQKGVIESKLKENRVFYPSIDFAQKANIDSDEYERLKKWAESDWEGFWRYFAIKKIDWFKRFDEVLDDSNPPFYKFFIGGKLNVSYNCLDRHIKSWRKNKAAIIWESENGDTRVMTYQELYIEVNKFASVLKTLGVKKGDRVLIYMPMIPEAAVAMLASARIGAIHSVVFGGFSSEALRDRIEDAKPKVVITADGGFRNGKAIPLKSKVDEAMVGLEHKVDYVVVVRHIDRDIHMKPLRDFWYQDLMGDPDYAQIYCQPETMDSEDPLFILYTSGSTGKPKGVVHSTAGYLLWTMLTMKWVFDIKDEDTFWCTADIGWITGHSYGVYGPLAMGATTVMYEGVPTYPTPAKWWELVEKHSINILYTAPTAIRALMRLGNEWVLKHDLSSLRLLGTVGEPINPEAWVWYYQTVGNERAPIVDTWWQTETGGHMITTVPGAQPAKPGSAGMPLPGIFAEVVDMEGNPIRDADKGGLLVITKPWPSMLRTVWGDDNRFIETYWKKFKDKGYYFAGDGARKDSDGYFWIMGRVDDVLNVSGHRIGTMEVESALVSHRYVAEAAVVGRPDEITGEAIVAFVVLKDGVDRTHHDELVRELREHVQKEIGPIAKPQEIIFTDTLPKTRSGKIMRRLLKDIAAGKKINQDISTLEDASVLDKLTELREKLEEEMNKNGDSKK; from the coding sequence ATGGGCAAGCAAAAGGGTGTTATCGAATCCAAGCTCAAGGAGAACAGGGTTTTTTATCCTTCCATTGATTTTGCTCAAAAGGCGAACATAGACTCAGATGAATATGAAAGGCTCAAAAAATGGGCAGAGAGTGATTGGGAGGGCTTCTGGAGATATTTTGCAATAAAAAAGATAGATTGGTTTAAGAGGTTTGATGAGGTATTGGATGATTCCAATCCGCCGTTTTATAAGTTTTTCATTGGTGGTAAGCTCAATGTCTCTTATAACTGCCTGGATAGACATATAAAGAGCTGGAGAAAGAACAAGGCGGCAATCATCTGGGAGAGTGAAAACGGCGATACGAGGGTTATGACCTATCAGGAGCTTTACATAGAGGTCAACAAATTTGCAAGCGTTCTGAAAACCCTCGGTGTAAAGAAGGGTGATAGGGTTTTGATCTATATGCCCATGATACCCGAGGCTGCCGTTGCAATGCTTGCAAGCGCCAGGATCGGTGCAATACACAGCGTTGTCTTTGGTGGTTTTTCATCGGAAGCCTTGAGGGATAGAATAGAGGATGCAAAGCCTAAGGTTGTAATCACGGCCGATGGTGGTTTTAGAAACGGCAAGGCCATTCCGCTGAAGAGCAAGGTTGATGAGGCCATGGTAGGGCTTGAGCATAAGGTCGATTATGTCGTTGTTGTAAGGCATATAGACAGGGATATACACATGAAGCCGCTGAGGGATTTCTGGTATCAGGATTTAATGGGCGATCCGGACTATGCGCAGATTTACTGCCAACCCGAGACGATGGATTCTGAGGATCCACTGTTCATACTTTACACATCCGGCTCAACAGGCAAACCCAAGGGCGTTGTCCATTCGACAGCCGGCTATCTGTTGTGGACTATGCTCACGATGAAGTGGGTATTCGACATAAAGGATGAGGATACTTTCTGGTGCACGGCCGATATTGGCTGGATTACAGGGCACTCTTACGGAGTTTATGGGCCTTTGGCTATGGGTGCCACGACCGTTATGTATGAGGGTGTCCCAACATATCCGACACCTGCAAAGTGGTGGGAGCTTGTGGAGAAGCACTCAATAAACATACTCTATACAGCACCGACGGCCATCAGGGCATTGATGAGGTTGGGCAACGAGTGGGTGTTGAAGCACGATCTATCGTCGTTGAGACTGCTCGGCACTGTGGGTGAGCCGATAAACCCCGAGGCATGGGTGTGGTATTATCAAACCGTTGGCAACGAAAGGGCCCCCATCGTGGATACATGGTGGCAGACAGAGACCGGCGGCCACATGATTACAACTGTGCCAGGGGCTCAGCCTGCAAAGCCCGGTTCAGCCGGTATGCCTCTGCCCGGTATATTTGCAGAGGTTGTTGATATGGAGGGTAATCCTATAAGGGATGCGGATAAAGGAGGCCTGTTGGTTATCACAAAGCCGTGGCCCTCTATGTTGAGAACAGTATGGGGCGATGATAATAGGTTTATAGAGACATATTGGAAGAAGTTTAAGGATAAGGGTTATTACTTTGCAGGCGATGGAGCAAGGAAGGATAGCGATGGCTATTTCTGGATCATGGGAAGGGTCGATGATGTCTTGAATGTCTCAGGCCACAGGATCGGAACGATGGAGGTTGAGAGTGCCCTTGTATCGCACAGGTATGTGGCCGAGGCCGCTGTTGTTGGAAGGCCGGATGAGATTACCGGCGAGGCCATTGTGGCGTTCGTGGTGCTTAAGGACGGTGTCGACAGGACGCATCACGACGAGCTTGTGAGGGAATTGAGGGAGCATGTCCAGAAGGAGATTGGCCCTATCGCAAAACCGCAGGAGATAATCTTTACAGATACATTACCAAAGACACGCTCCGGGAAGATCATGAGGAGGCTGCTTAAGGATATAGCAGCTGGCAAGAAGATCAATCAAGATATATCCACTTTAGAGGATGCCTCTGTCTTGGATAAGCTTACCGAGCTTAGGGAGAAGCTTGAAGAGGAGATGAATAAGAACGGGGATTCAAAGAAGTAA
- a CDS encoding Rossmann-like domain-containing protein → MGVLQTAVERFVQIVKDKGLLDEYVKIKMRPLKPEEAIGKPSRDDYPLLKGKEVLVEATFLNSKGQAFTDEPSDFEGTIEDVISLPLDRSRNRAVVVASINAVLRHLDMTWGTVHCKDTEPEECAEEMMERFFRRWGENTTLGLVGLQPALAEAAIRVFGKDNVLISDMDEDNIGKKFEGVEILDGRIHSIEVVERSFLGLITGSSVVNGTIDGLLEASKRNNKNRIVIFYGTTIAGVASLLNLNRLCFKAH, encoded by the coding sequence ATGGGTGTATTGCAGACGGCTGTGGAGAGGTTTGTGCAGATTGTCAAGGATAAGGGTTTGCTCGATGAATATGTGAAGATAAAGATGAGGCCATTGAAGCCAGAAGAGGCTATAGGTAAACCCTCCAGGGATGATTATCCCCTGCTTAAGGGCAAGGAGGTGTTGGTTGAGGCGACATTCCTCAACTCAAAGGGGCAGGCCTTTACCGATGAACCCAGCGATTTTGAAGGCACTATAGAGGATGTCATATCGCTTCCGTTGGATAGAAGCAGGAATAGGGCTGTGGTTGTTGCAAGTATCAACGCCGTCTTGAGACACTTGGATATGACATGGGGGACGGTTCATTGCAAGGATACCGAGCCTGAGGAGTGCGCAGAGGAGATGATGGAGCGCTTTTTTAGAAGGTGGGGTGAAAACACCACATTGGGTCTTGTGGGGCTGCAGCCTGCGCTTGCAGAGGCCGCCATACGGGTCTTTGGCAAGGATAATGTGCTCATATCCGATATGGATGAGGATAATATCGGTAAGAAATTCGAGGGTGTTGAGATATTGGACGGCAGGATACATTCCATTGAGGTTGTTGAGAGGAGCTTTTTGGGCTTGATTACAGGCTCTTCTGTTGTAAACGGAACGATAGATGGGCTTTTGGAGGCATCAAAGAGGAACAATAAAAATAGAATCGTTATATTTTACGGGACGACCATTGCAGGAGTGGCTTCCCTTCTAAACCTAAACAGACTCTGCTTCAAAGCCCATTGA
- a CDS encoding ABC transporter ATP-binding protein produces the protein MIKIEIKKRFEKLHIDVCMEFKGLKNVIFGPSGSGKSSILKMIAGFYDPDDGVIALKGEKLFDKREGLSIPVHKRGIGYVPQEYTLFPHLNVMENLLYPARVKGIEVDRGLFDALIEKSNIKEHLYSYPHQLSGGQKQRVAIIRAILSKPKLLLLDEPFSALDRPVAEELGYFLIRIIDEIGLPSIFVSHNLEEAFMFAQQMAFIKDGRVLELSDKLDVFLRPRCVETAIAVGFRNIFKADECTSGRVRIGEFWFDIEDGCSEFFCIRPDEIIILRDDVDTSDKENRIEAEILSITCMGGFSVVRLKSKGLFFIVHLPNHAAGKMDLKSKKRVFVSLKKDSLIGCSSCEGDR, from the coding sequence ATGATAAAGATAGAGATAAAAAAGCGCTTTGAGAAGCTCCATATAGATGTTTGCATGGAGTTTAAGGGGCTGAAGAATGTAATCTTTGGCCCATCTGGAAGCGGTAAATCCTCTATTCTGAAGATGATAGCCGGCTTTTACGATCCGGATGATGGCGTTATTGCATTGAAAGGGGAGAAGCTTTTTGATAAGAGGGAGGGTTTATCTATTCCTGTGCATAAAAGGGGCATCGGTTATGTGCCGCAGGAATATACGCTCTTTCCCCATCTAAATGTTATGGAAAACCTATTGTATCCTGCAAGGGTTAAGGGTATTGAGGTTGATAGGGGGCTTTTTGATGCCCTTATTGAAAAATCCAACATAAAAGAGCATCTGTATTCGTATCCTCATCAGCTAAGCGGTGGTCAGAAGCAGAGGGTTGCCATAATCAGGGCTATCCTGTCTAAGCCGAAGCTGCTTCTGCTTGATGAGCCCTTTAGCGCCCTGGATAGGCCTGTTGCTGAGGAGTTGGGCTATTTCCTTATAAGGATTATAGACGAGATAGGTTTGCCATCCATATTCGTTAGCCATAATCTGGAGGAGGCCTTTATGTTTGCCCAACAGATGGCCTTCATTAAGGATGGCAGGGTTTTAGAGTTATCCGATAAGCTTGATGTGTTTTTAAGACCCAGATGTGTTGAGACGGCTATAGCTGTGGGTTTTAGAAACATCTTTAAGGCCGATGAGTGCACAAGTGGCAGGGTTAGGATAGGTGAATTCTGGTTTGATATAGAGGATGGATGCTCGGAGTTTTTCTGCATTAGGCCAGATGAGATAATAATTTTGAGGGACGATGTGGATACATCGGATAAGGAGAATAGGATAGAGGCAGAGATACTATCCATCACCTGCATGGGTGGGTTCAGTGTGGTTAGATTGAAAAGCAAGGGTCTTTTTTTTATTGTCCATTTACCGAACCATGCTGCCGGTAAGATGGACCTAAAAAGCAAAAAGAGGGTTTTTGTATCGCTAAAAAAGGATAGCTTAATTGGGTGTTCATCCTGCGAGGGGGACAGATGA
- a CDS encoding molybdate ABC transporter permease subunit — protein MKLTRIALIPLGLLVLFLTVLLVYGFWDVSVDELFGLFRDGEFISAVVFGLETSLFSVFLSAVLGIPTGFFLARNIGWVSKLADVIFDVPLVIPPLVVGALLLNLFNSPLIGKVYSFVFTFWGAAIAQFFISFPFTVKASKSAFELIPPVYERIAMTLGASPFRSFFDTTFRLSFYGIFSGLILSWLRSLGEFGATLLVGGGIAYKTENIPINIYLKIAEGNFKSGFAASLLVVVFAMVCVLIIRFIFSSKRPKI, from the coding sequence ATGAAGCTAACCAGAATTGCCCTTATACCGCTTGGTTTGCTTGTTCTGTTTTTGACCGTTCTTCTTGTGTATGGATTCTGGGATGTGTCTGTGGATGAATTGTTCGGGCTTTTTAGGGATGGTGAGTTTATCTCTGCCGTTGTTTTTGGGCTTGAGACTTCGCTTTTTTCTGTGTTTCTCTCTGCCGTTTTGGGTATACCCACCGGGTTTTTCCTTGCCAGGAATATTGGATGGGTGTCCAAGCTGGCCGATGTGATTTTTGATGTGCCTTTGGTTATCCCGCCTTTGGTTGTCGGCGCCCTCCTGCTAAATCTATTCAATAGTCCCTTGATAGGGAAGGTCTATTCGTTTGTCTTTACCTTCTGGGGTGCTGCTATTGCACAGTTTTTCATCTCTTTTCCCTTTACGGTTAAGGCCTCTAAATCGGCTTTTGAGCTTATACCGCCTGTATATGAGAGGATAGCCATGACGCTTGGGGCATCGCCTTTTAGGTCTTTTTTTGATACCACATTCAGGCTGTCGTTTTATGGCATATTCAGCGGCTTGATTTTAAGCTGGCTCAGGAGTCTTGGTGAGTTTGGTGCCACGCTGCTTGTTGGCGGCGGGATAGCATACAAGACTGAAAACATACCCATCAATATCTATTTGAAGATTGCAGAAGGCAACTTCAAGAGTGGTTTTGCAGCCAGCCTGCTTGTTGTGGTCTTTGCGATGGTGTGTGTTTTGATA